Proteins encoded within one genomic window of Synechococcus sp. PCC 7335:
- a CDS encoding ankyrin repeat domain-containing protein yields the protein MSPEEAMIRACIAGDRTKVATLLSKGVNPDAHWQSSTGLMWSAMENHADIVDLLLKVGADVNARNTAGYTALMYAAESDRREIVLTLLSNDTTDITGRNTYGETVLMMLARHGQTDVVEQLIKLGANVAATNRIGDTALYLAADNGHAYTVASLIRAGAQVNTSNIGGWTPLMMASARGDLDTIALLLEHNADVRPTNRWGQTALSEAKKSFRAADAIALLTKAGATE from the coding sequence ATGAGCCCTGAAGAAGCAATGATTCGCGCTTGCATTGCGGGCGATCGCACTAAGGTCGCTACTCTGCTCTCGAAAGGGGTCAACCCAGATGCCCACTGGCAAAGTAGCACTGGGTTGATGTGGTCGGCGATGGAGAACCACGCCGATATTGTTGATCTGCTCTTAAAGGTAGGAGCCGATGTCAATGCCCGTAATACTGCTGGTTACACTGCTTTGATGTATGCGGCTGAATCCGATCGGCGAGAGATCGTATTGACGCTGCTATCAAACGACACTACCGATATCACAGGTCGTAATACTTATGGTGAAACGGTGCTGATGATGCTAGCTCGCCACGGTCAAACCGATGTTGTAGAGCAGCTCATAAAACTTGGGGCAAACGTCGCTGCGACCAACAGAATTGGTGATACAGCGCTGTACTTAGCGGCCGACAATGGTCACGCCTATACAGTAGCTAGCCTGATTCGAGCAGGCGCGCAGGTGAATACATCGAATATTGGTGGCTGGACCCCGCTGATGATGGCTTCAGCCAGGGGCGATCTCGATACAATTGCACTATTGCTAGAGCACAACGCAGATGTGCGTCCTACTAACCGCTGGGGACAAACGGCCCTAAGTGAGGCTAAGAAATCTTTTCGTGCTGCCGATGCGATCGCTCTTCTAACAAAGGCTGGTGCTACCGAATAA
- a CDS encoding phycobilisome linker polypeptide: protein MSFGAFGPASRLGVSLFEETPPVEWVPGLSSEDLEGIISTVYRQVLGNAYVMESERLSVPESQFKLGEFSVREFVRAVAKSDLYRSRFFEGCPRYRYTELNFRHLLGRAPNDYDEMKAHSNILDAEGFEADIDSYIDSDEYQNTFGENIVPYIRGYQSTAADTMVGFTHMFELVRGASSSSLKGSTSGKEPRLNKLVINAIPTAVKAPSGGSDGWAFSEPPTAAATRSGATVGDRGKVYRIEVTSIRANTVRKASSRFRRANQVYIVPYEKLSQEYQRIHKAGGVIASITEVS, encoded by the coding sequence ATGTCTTTTGGCGCTTTCGGACCCGCATCGCGCTTAGGCGTCAGCCTTTTCGAAGAAACTCCCCCAGTGGAATGGGTTCCTGGTCTGTCATCTGAGGATTTAGAAGGAATTATCAGTACCGTCTACCGTCAGGTGTTAGGCAACGCTTACGTGATGGAAAGCGAGCGACTCTCCGTTCCTGAGTCTCAGTTTAAACTCGGTGAATTTAGCGTACGCGAGTTTGTTCGAGCAGTCGCCAAGTCGGATTTATACCGCTCTCGTTTCTTTGAAGGCTGCCCTCGCTATCGCTACACAGAGCTAAACTTCCGTCATCTGCTAGGCCGTGCGCCTAATGACTATGACGAAATGAAGGCTCATAGCAACATCCTAGATGCGGAAGGCTTTGAAGCTGATATTGATTCTTATATCGATAGCGACGAGTACCAAAATACCTTCGGTGAAAACATAGTGCCCTATATCCGCGGCTATCAGAGCACTGCTGCCGATACAATGGTCGGCTTTACTCACATGTTTGAGCTGGTTCGCGGTGCCTCTAGTAGCTCACTCAAAGGCAGCACTTCTGGTAAAGAACCTCGCTTGAACAAACTGGTAATCAACGCGATTCCAACTGCGGTCAAGGCGCCTTCAGGTGGCTCTGATGGCTGGGCGTTCAGCGAGCCACCAACGGCTGCGGCAACTCGTTCTGGGGCGACTGTGGGCGATCGCGGCAAGGTCTACCGCATCGAAGTTACCTCTATTCGTGCCAACACCGTACGCAAAGCGTCTTCTCGCTTCCGCAGAGCCAATCAGGTATACATTGTGCCTTATGAGAAGCTCTCTCAAGAATATCAGCGTATCCATAAAGCTGGCGGCGTTATTGC